A part of Haloarchaeobius sp. HME9146 genomic DNA contains:
- a CDS encoding winged helix-turn-helix domain-containing protein, with the protein MTQSNNRTPDDQTGSPHPPFEDIVVSLSKTVDLLTSLRDGPAGKAELASELDVSKSTVYNWTTELEDLGICERTADGYAITRVGRAHLRLYRDFADLSRRVYRDDELLDELPEDCVPPTPVLMDTTVTTTEHDPYALAEQFTAAVRDAGHVSCLLPAACSPILSAFSRRLDAGGFDLELVVEPPVCEYVETTHPEFCRALADAEGSTLVETTATVAVALCVYDGEPSGFVLATCNDHGYLTGVITAESSAAHAWASDFYDRHRDAGDPVDLV; encoded by the coding sequence ATGACTCAGTCCAACAACCGGACGCCGGATGACCAGACGGGTTCACCACACCCACCGTTCGAAGACATCGTCGTCTCGCTCTCCAAGACGGTGGACTTGCTCACGTCGCTTCGAGACGGTCCAGCCGGGAAGGCCGAACTCGCCAGTGAACTCGACGTCTCGAAGTCGACCGTGTACAACTGGACCACCGAGCTGGAAGACCTCGGCATCTGCGAACGGACTGCCGATGGCTACGCCATCACCCGGGTCGGCCGGGCACACCTGCGGCTGTACCGTGACTTCGCTGACCTCTCGCGGCGTGTCTACCGGGACGACGAGCTGCTCGACGAACTCCCCGAGGACTGTGTCCCACCCACGCCTGTCCTGATGGACACGACGGTGACCACGACCGAGCACGACCCCTACGCGCTCGCGGAGCAGTTCACGGCCGCCGTCCGTGATGCCGGCCATGTCTCGTGTCTCCTCCCGGCGGCGTGCTCGCCCATCCTCTCCGCGTTCTCCCGTCGACTCGACGCGGGTGGGTTCGACCTCGAACTCGTCGTCGAACCGCCCGTCTGTGAGTACGTCGAAACGACCCATCCCGAGTTCTGCCGGGCACTCGCCGACGCGGAGGGTTCGACCCTCGTCGAGACCACGGCCACGGTAGCGGTCGCACTCTGTGTCTACGACGGCGAGCCCTCGGGCTTCGTCCTCGCCACGTGCAACGACCACGGCTACCTGACCGGCGTCATCACGGCCGAATCCTCCGCCGCCCACGCCTGGGCGAGCGACTTCTACGACCGACACCGGGACGCCGGTGACCCGGTCGACCTGGTGTAG
- the uvrB gene encoding excinuclease ABC subunit UvrB, with protein sequence MSDANSGPLSPDRPDAQKPFRVDAPFEPAGDQPEAIAELVDGYQSGMQEQTLLGVTGSGKTNTVSWVVEEVQEPTLVIAHNKTLAAQLYEEFRNLFPDNAVEYFVSYYDYYQPEAYVEQTDTYIDKDASINDEIDRLRHSATRSLLTRDDVIVVASVSAIYGLGDPRNYVEMAMRLEVGDEIGRDELLGRLVDLNYERNDVDFTQGTFRVRGDTVEIFPMYGRYAVRVELWGDEIDRMMKIDTMQGEVKSEEPAVLVHPAEHYSIPEERLQNAMDQIRDDMADRVRYFERQGDAIAAQRIEERTTFDLEMMQETGYCSGIENYSLYLSDREAGEAPYTLLDYFPDDFLCVVDESHQTLPQIKGQFAGDKSRKDSLVENGFRLPTAYDNRPLTYEEFFEKTDKRLYVSATPGDYEQENSERIAEQIVRPTHLVDPKVEVAPATGQVDDLMDRIDERVERDERVLVTTLTKRMAEDLTEYLEESGVNVAYMHDETDTLERHELVRSLRLGEIDVLVGINLLREGLDIPEVSLVAILDADQEGFLRSETMLVQTMGRAARNVNGEVVLYADDPSDAMESAISETQRRRRIQQEYNEEHGFTPTTIEKEVGETNLPGSKTDTGGISSSGEPEDAEAAAAQIQRLEERMQEAANNLEFELAADIRDRIRDLRQEFDELEAQDDGIEPEPDPDF encoded by the coding sequence ATGAGCGACGCCAACTCCGGCCCCCTCTCACCGGACCGACCGGACGCCCAGAAACCGTTCCGGGTGGACGCCCCCTTCGAGCCGGCGGGCGACCAGCCCGAGGCCATCGCGGAACTGGTCGACGGCTACCAGTCCGGAATGCAGGAACAGACGCTGCTCGGGGTCACCGGGTCGGGTAAGACGAACACCGTCTCGTGGGTCGTCGAGGAGGTCCAGGAACCGACGCTGGTCATCGCGCACAACAAGACGCTGGCTGCCCAGCTCTACGAGGAGTTCAGGAACCTGTTCCCGGACAACGCGGTCGAGTACTTCGTGTCATATTATGATTACTACCAACCCGAGGCCTACGTCGAGCAGACTGACACCTACATCGACAAGGACGCCTCCATCAACGACGAGATCGACCGACTTCGCCACTCCGCGACCCGGTCGCTCCTGACGCGGGACGACGTCATCGTGGTCGCCTCCGTCTCGGCCATCTACGGGCTCGGTGACCCGCGGAACTACGTCGAGATGGCGATGCGCCTCGAGGTCGGCGACGAGATCGGTCGCGACGAGCTCCTCGGGCGGCTCGTCGACCTGAACTACGAGCGCAACGACGTGGACTTCACGCAGGGGACGTTCCGGGTGCGCGGCGACACCGTCGAGATATTCCCGATGTACGGTCGGTACGCGGTCCGCGTGGAACTCTGGGGCGACGAGATAGACCGGATGATGAAGATAGACACGATGCAGGGCGAGGTCAAGAGCGAGGAACCCGCCGTGCTGGTCCACCCGGCTGAGCACTACTCCATCCCGGAGGAGCGCCTCCAGAACGCGATGGACCAGATCCGCGACGACATGGCCGACCGGGTCCGCTACTTCGAGCGCCAGGGTGACGCCATCGCCGCCCAGCGCATCGAGGAGCGTACCACCTTCGACCTGGAGATGATGCAGGAGACGGGCTACTGTTCCGGTATCGAGAACTACTCGCTCTATCTGTCGGACCGCGAGGCAGGAGAAGCGCCCTACACCCTGCTCGACTACTTCCCCGACGACTTCCTCTGCGTCGTCGACGAGTCACACCAGACTCTGCCCCAGATAAAGGGCCAGTTCGCCGGCGACAAGTCCCGGAAGGACTCGCTCGTGGAGAACGGCTTCCGGCTTCCGACGGCGTACGACAACCGCCCGCTGACCTACGAGGAGTTCTTCGAGAAGACGGACAAACGTCTCTACGTCTCCGCGACGCCCGGCGACTACGAGCAGGAGAACTCGGAACGCATCGCCGAGCAGATCGTCCGGCCCACCCACCTCGTCGACCCGAAGGTCGAGGTCGCGCCCGCGACCGGGCAGGTCGACGACCTGATGGACCGCATCGACGAGCGCGTGGAACGCGACGAGCGCGTGCTGGTGACGACGCTCACCAAACGCATGGCCGAGGACCTCACAGAGTACCTGGAGGAGTCGGGCGTCAATGTCGCGTACATGCACGACGAGACGGACACGCTGGAGCGCCACGAACTCGTTCGGTCCCTTCGTCTGGGGGAAATCGACGTGCTCGTCGGCATCAACCTGCTGCGTGAGGGGCTGGACATCCCCGAGGTGAGCCTGGTGGCCATCCTCGACGCCGACCAGGAGGGCTTCCTGCGCTCGGAGACGATGCTCGTCCAGACGATGGGGCGGGCGGCCCGCAACGTCAACGGCGAGGTCGTCCTCTACGCCGACGACCCCTCGGACGCGATGGAGTCGGCCATCTCCGAGACCCAGCGCCGCCGGCGCATCCAGCAGGAGTACAACGAGGAGCACGGCTTCACGCCGACGACCATCGAGAAGGAGGTCGGCGAGACGAACCTGCCCGGCTCGAAGACAGACACCGGCGGCATCAGCAGTTCGGGCGAGCCAGAGGACGCCGAGGCCGCCGCCGCCCAGATTCAGCGCCTCGAAGAGCGCATGCAGGAGGCCGCCAACAACCTGGAATTCGAGCTCGCGGCGGACATCCGCGACCGCATTCGTGACCTCCGACAGGAGTTCGACGAACTCGAAGCGCAAGACGACGGCATCGAACCCGAGCCAGACCCCGACTTCTGA
- a CDS encoding DUF4013 domain-containing protein: MLGESLKFPLQGEESTKTVAIGGLLNLVALFIPIIPQLFIYGYALRAMRAGLNGDRTAPTFSDWEGLLKEGALVFGVMLIYVGIPIFLFAIVVPIFGGFAIGLGGEAGGSAGAGAGSMVLFALLGVGFLVTFLAYYMVPAALVGLAARGEFGAAFDLQSVKRLAFNSTYFVGIVVSFFVLLFGSLLSIPLYIILVGFAVQFILIAGIFNYLGRIARKAAPGTDSRQPEGRPQTSL; encoded by the coding sequence GTGCTTGGTGAATCACTGAAGTTCCCCCTGCAAGGAGAAGAGTCGACGAAGACGGTCGCCATCGGTGGGCTGTTGAACCTCGTGGCGCTGTTCATCCCCATCATCCCGCAGCTGTTCATCTACGGCTACGCGCTGCGAGCGATGCGAGCCGGGCTGAACGGTGACCGGACAGCGCCCACGTTCAGCGACTGGGAAGGGTTGCTCAAAGAGGGCGCGCTCGTCTTCGGCGTGATGCTCATCTACGTCGGCATCCCCATCTTCCTGTTCGCCATCGTCGTCCCGATATTCGGTGGCTTCGCCATCGGCCTCGGGGGCGAGGCCGGCGGGAGTGCCGGCGCGGGTGCCGGCTCGATGGTCCTGTTCGCCCTCCTCGGCGTCGGGTTCCTCGTCACGTTCCTCGCGTACTACATGGTGCCGGCGGCGCTGGTCGGCCTCGCCGCCCGCGGTGAGTTCGGTGCCGCGTTCGACCTGCAGTCGGTCAAGCGCCTGGCGTTCAACAGCACCTACTTCGTCGGCATCGTCGTCTCGTTCTTCGTGTTGCTGTTCGGGAGCCTCCTGTCGATTCCGCTGTACATCATCCTGGTCGGCTTCGCGGTCCAGTTCATCCTCATCGCGGGCATCTTCAACTATCTCGGTCGGATTGCCCGCAAGGCCGCACCCGGGACCGACAGCCGGCAGCCCGAGGGCCGCCCGCAGACGAGCCTCTGA
- a CDS encoding universal stress protein, with the protein MYEHILLPTDGSDGTSAAAKHAAELASNYDATVHVLSVVDTRNRFESPSAGISAAVWEETERERAEAAVKSTIAALPDDVRTETVIREGVPKTAILEYVDENPIDLVVMATHGRTGLDHYLIGSVAEKVVRQCPAPVMTVREDQE; encoded by the coding sequence ATGTACGAGCACATCCTCTTGCCGACCGACGGGAGTGACGGGACCAGCGCGGCCGCGAAACACGCCGCCGAACTCGCCTCGAACTACGACGCCACCGTCCACGTCCTCTCCGTGGTCGACACCCGCAACCGGTTCGAGAGCCCCAGCGCCGGCATCTCGGCAGCCGTCTGGGAGGAGACCGAACGCGAGCGCGCCGAGGCCGCCGTCAAGTCCACGATAGCGGCCCTCCCCGACGACGTGCGGACCGAGACGGTCATCAGGGAAGGCGTGCCCAAGACCGCCATCCTCGAGTACGTCGACGAGAACCCCATCGACCTCGTCGTGATGGCGACCCACGGCCGGACCGGGCTGGACCACTACCTCATCGGGAGCGTCGCCGAGAAGGTCGTCCGCCAGTGCCCCGCGCCCGTGATGACGGTGCGCGAGGACCAGGAGTAA
- a CDS encoding sulfite exporter TauE/SafE family protein: protein MSSSSSYSNIQKTFLKYQHVFVFLAPVVFILGVFFFAPTEGSGTSYWLEYWWLLPFFVLGATTVNTVGISGSALFVPFFIFIFPLIDGSTLTPQTLVAVGLISESFGLSSSALAFVQYGLVDRKLALTLVGGAVPFVVGGAVLSFFIPEAVFQTLLGIALLAAAFLLFKADLAHEEPGAADDDDDHATAADGGSALPNDDDKLGPAGVETDDDGIVTRVDRDGEDYTYDRSGYTERFANYSIGGVFQGLAGFGIGELGIISMLRSSIPVRVAIGTNHIVVASTAILASLVHVFGGSFVPGAHSIDIASTPWNMVVWTVPATVTGGQIAPYVASALDTETIKHGVGILFGIIALALFIIARSGMLDILSGLL, encoded by the coding sequence ATGAGCTCGTCCTCATCGTACAGTAACATCCAGAAGACGTTTCTAAAGTACCAGCACGTATTCGTGTTCCTGGCACCCGTGGTCTTCATCCTCGGCGTGTTCTTCTTCGCTCCCACGGAAGGGAGCGGCACGAGCTACTGGCTCGAATACTGGTGGCTCCTGCCGTTCTTCGTGCTTGGGGCGACCACCGTGAACACGGTCGGCATCAGCGGCTCGGCACTGTTCGTGCCCTTCTTCATCTTCATCTTCCCGCTCATCGACGGGTCCACGCTGACACCGCAGACGCTCGTCGCCGTCGGTCTCATCAGCGAGTCCTTCGGCCTGTCGAGCTCCGCGCTCGCGTTCGTCCAGTACGGGCTGGTCGACCGGAAACTCGCGCTCACCCTCGTCGGCGGGGCAGTCCCGTTCGTCGTCGGTGGCGCGGTGCTCTCCTTCTTCATCCCCGAGGCGGTGTTCCAGACGCTGCTGGGCATCGCCCTGCTGGCAGCCGCGTTCTTGCTGTTCAAGGCCGACCTGGCCCACGAAGAGCCCGGCGCGGCCGACGACGACGATGACCACGCCACCGCCGCCGACGGCGGGTCGGCGCTCCCGAACGACGACGACAAGCTCGGGCCGGCCGGCGTCGAGACCGACGACGACGGTATCGTCACCCGCGTCGACCGCGACGGCGAGGACTACACCTACGACCGCTCCGGGTACACCGAGCGCTTCGCGAACTACAGCATCGGTGGCGTCTTCCAGGGCCTCGCCGGCTTCGGTATCGGTGAGCTCGGCATCATCTCGATGCTGCGCTCGTCCATCCCGGTCCGCGTCGCCATCGGCACCAACCACATCGTCGTCGCCTCGACGGCCATCCTGGCCTCGCTCGTCCACGTCTTCGGCGGCTCGTTCGTCCCCGGCGCACACTCCATCGACATCGCGAGCACGCCGTGGAACATGGTCGTCTGGACGGTTCCGGCGACGGTGACCGGCGGCCAGATCGCGCCCTACGTCGCGTCCGCCCTCGACACCGAGACCATCAAACACGGCGTCGGCATCCTGTTCGGCATCATCGCGCTCGCACTGTTCATCATCGCCCGCAGTGGGATGCTGGACATTCTCAGCGGCCTGCTCTAA
- a CDS encoding acyl-CoA thioesterase codes for MYKHDSDTASLAESYTEMSEILMPDDTNNLGRALGGAILHWMDICAAIAARRFARRQVVTAAMDHVDFTGAIDLGDVVVVTAYVFETGDSSMDVKVEVRSERPEQGEYEQTATSYFTMVALGEDGDPTSVPDLACETEMEQALHEAALERREKRRTTLVA; via the coding sequence ATGTACAAACACGACTCCGACACCGCCTCACTCGCAGAGTCCTACACCGAGATGAGCGAGATATTGATGCCCGACGACACGAACAACCTGGGCCGCGCGCTGGGCGGCGCTATCCTGCACTGGATGGACATCTGTGCCGCCATCGCTGCGCGTCGCTTCGCCCGCCGGCAGGTCGTCACGGCCGCGATGGACCACGTGGATTTCACGGGCGCGATAGACCTCGGTGACGTGGTCGTCGTCACCGCCTACGTCTTCGAGACCGGCGACTCGAGCATGGACGTCAAGGTCGAGGTACGCTCCGAACGCCCCGAACAGGGCGAGTACGAACAGACCGCCACCTCCTACTTCACGATGGTCGCACTCGGCGAAGACGGTGACCCGACCTCGGTCCCCGACCTCGCGTGCGAGACGGAGATGGAGCAGGCGCTCCACGAGGCAGCACTGGAACGGCGTGAGAAACGGCGGACCACACTCGTCGCCTGA
- the nhaC gene encoding Na+/H+ antiporter NhaC, producing MTDLSFEPITYDDIPADRRPSLGQALVPLLGMVVFLSIGAIVLGLDPHLPIIWGAVLTAAVGRYWLGISWEELFEGIVDGIRMGMQAILILFTIYMLIATWTSAGTIPGLIYYGLEILTPTVFLPATAALATIVAFSIGSSWTTAGTLGVAFMGIGAGLGVPAPMTAGAILTGAYTGDKISPLSDTTNLAAAVTNTDLMEHVRTMRVGTGLAFAISLVLYAALGLSATGDIPAGRIETIQSAIGGSYAISPLVFVPLLVTFALALYGFPALPSLLSGVFAGVGTTIAVQGVGFTAAWDIAQNGTDPATGSELVNGLLGSSGLMGSTWTITIVVAALALGGLLERTGVIATIAHHIAGFVNSVTSLTLGTGVAAISMNVLAAEQYMSIVVPGMTLRGLYDDFDLESRNLSRAVEASGTVTSALIPWNAGGAYMWSVLGVHPFEYAPYYFLGFLAPSILAIMAVTGWQITTKDEAPAATKGRGSPADD from the coding sequence ATGACAGACCTCTCGTTCGAACCAATCACGTACGACGACATCCCGGCGGATCGACGCCCGTCGCTCGGTCAGGCGCTCGTCCCGCTGCTCGGGATGGTCGTGTTCCTGAGCATCGGCGCAATCGTCCTCGGCCTCGACCCCCACCTCCCGATCATCTGGGGCGCGGTTCTCACGGCGGCCGTCGGGCGCTACTGGCTCGGCATCTCCTGGGAGGAGCTGTTCGAGGGTATCGTCGACGGCATCCGGATGGGCATGCAGGCCATCCTCATCCTGTTCACCATCTACATGCTCATCGCCACCTGGACCTCGGCGGGGACCATCCCCGGGCTCATCTACTATGGGCTGGAGATACTGACGCCGACCGTGTTCCTGCCGGCGACGGCCGCGCTCGCGACCATCGTCGCGTTCTCCATCGGCTCCTCGTGGACCACCGCCGGCACCCTCGGCGTCGCGTTCATGGGCATCGGGGCGGGCCTCGGCGTCCCCGCGCCGATGACCGCCGGTGCCATCCTGACGGGTGCCTACACCGGCGACAAGATCTCGCCCCTCTCCGACACCACCAACCTCGCGGCCGCTGTCACGAACACGGACCTGATGGAGCACGTCCGGACGATGCGAGTCGGGACGGGCCTCGCGTTCGCCATCTCGCTCGTCCTCTACGCGGCACTCGGGCTCTCCGCGACGGGTGACATCCCGGCGGGCCGCATCGAGACCATCCAGTCGGCCATCGGTGGGAGCTACGCTATCTCGCCCCTCGTCTTCGTCCCGCTGCTGGTGACGTTCGCGCTCGCTCTCTACGGCTTCCCGGCGCTCCCGTCCCTCCTGTCGGGTGTGTTCGCGGGCGTGGGCACGACCATCGCGGTCCAGGGCGTCGGCTTCACCGCCGCCTGGGACATCGCCCAGAACGGAACCGACCCGGCGACCGGCTCCGAACTCGTCAACGGCCTGCTGGGCTCCAGCGGCCTGATGGGCTCGACGTGGACCATCACCATCGTCGTCGCAGCGCTCGCCCTCGGTGGCCTGCTCGAACGCACGGGCGTCATCGCGACCATCGCCCACCACATCGCAGGGTTCGTCAACAGCGTCACCAGCCTCACCCTGGGCACCGGCGTCGCGGCCATCTCGATGAACGTCCTCGCCGCCGAGCAGTACATGAGCATCGTCGTCCCCGGCATGACCCTGCGCGGGCTGTACGACGACTTCGACCTCGAATCCCGGAACCTCTCGCGCGCGGTCGAGGCCTCCGGGACGGTCACCTCGGCGCTCATCCCGTGGAACGCGGGCGGCGCGTACATGTGGAGCGTGCTGGGCGTCCACCCGTTCGAGTACGCCCCGTACTACTTCCTCGGCTTCCTCGCGCCGAGCATCCTGGCCATCATGGCCGTCACCGGCTGGCAGATAACGACGAAGGACGAGGCTCCTGCGGCCACGAAGGGCCGCGGCTCGCCGGCGGACGACTGA
- a CDS encoding putative manganese transporter produces the protein MNEYLDVTLASLRDGYVQVSAFVAITVVLFGLIQYRTGGALLTKIEENERLQPLFGALMGLTPGCGGAIVMMPLYIRGTVSFGTVVATLIATAGDAAFVILVLAPEAALWAYGIAFAVAVVFGYLVDTVGFGVSRVDAAVARLNPATTDGGTAVVGRRSTVTPNPAHDYGCDCPTHAHELGPDRHSPVLTPLSHVAHIVWWVAALAAVVLGVTYLVRGAPDVSLTLGLGFDGLFTVVGLLGTTLSFYLYFVGRHYIGEGHVGRAKESFENAYDTFQHAAMETSFVTVWVIAAYLLYEYFLLVTGADIAAAAQAAGVIAPIAGAAVGLIPGCGPQIVLAGVYANGGIPFSALTANAISQDGDALFPLIAIDKKAAIVASIYTTVPAIVVGVALHLVWGPVLGLPEFGFGVL, from the coding sequence ATGAACGAGTACCTCGACGTGACGCTCGCGTCCCTGCGCGACGGCTACGTGCAGGTGTCGGCGTTCGTCGCCATCACCGTCGTCCTGTTCGGGCTCATCCAGTACCGGACCGGCGGCGCGCTGCTCACGAAGATAGAAGAGAACGAGCGCCTCCAGCCGCTGTTCGGCGCGCTCATGGGCCTCACGCCCGGCTGTGGCGGTGCCATCGTCATGATGCCGCTGTACATCCGGGGGACGGTCTCGTTCGGGACCGTCGTCGCGACGCTCATCGCGACCGCGGGCGACGCCGCCTTCGTCATCCTCGTGCTGGCACCCGAGGCTGCGTTGTGGGCCTACGGAATCGCCTTCGCCGTGGCGGTCGTCTTCGGCTACCTCGTCGACACGGTCGGGTTCGGCGTGAGTCGGGTCGACGCCGCGGTCGCCCGGCTGAACCCGGCGACGACCGACGGTGGGACCGCGGTGGTCGGCCGCCGCAGCACCGTCACGCCCAACCCGGCGCACGACTACGGCTGTGACTGCCCGACCCACGCCCACGAACTCGGACCGGACCGGCACTCGCCCGTCCTGACGCCGCTGTCGCACGTTGCCCACATCGTCTGGTGGGTCGCCGCGCTGGCCGCGGTCGTCCTCGGCGTCACCTACCTGGTCCGCGGCGCACCCGACGTGTCGTTGACGCTTGGGCTCGGCTTCGACGGCCTGTTCACCGTGGTCGGTCTGCTCGGGACGACGCTGTCGTTCTACCTGTACTTCGTCGGCCGGCACTACATCGGCGAAGGCCACGTTGGCCGTGCCAAGGAATCGTTCGAGAACGCATACGACACGTTCCAGCACGCCGCGATGGAGACCAGCTTCGTCACGGTCTGGGTCATCGCCGCGTACCTGCTGTACGAGTACTTCCTGCTCGTGACGGGTGCCGACATCGCAGCGGCGGCACAGGCCGCCGGGGTCATCGCACCCATCGCGGGTGCCGCGGTCGGTTTGATTCCGGGCTGTGGGCCCCAGATCGTGCTCGCGGGCGTGTACGCCAACGGCGGCATCCCGTTCTCGGCGCTGACGGCGAACGCCATCAGCCAGGACGGCGACGCGCTGTTCCCGCTCATCGCCATCGACAAGAAGGCCGCCATCGTCGCCAGTATCTACACGACCGTCCCGGCCATCGTGGTCGGGGTGGCCCTGCACCTCGTCTGGGGGCCGGTGCTTGGGCTGCCGGAGTTCGGCTTCGGCGTGCTCTGA
- a CDS encoding excinuclease ABC subunit C yields MDPARLRDRAADLPTEPGVYQFLEGDTTLYVGKAVDLRARVRSYADPRSARIRRMVDRADDLDVAVTDTETQALLLEANLIKRHQPRYNVRLKDDKSYPLVQLTNHEFPRIEVTRDPGEEATVYGPYTDKGRVETVVKALRETFGVRGCSDHKFANRDRPCLDFEMGLCTAPCTAEISEPDYLGDVESVKRFFAGETGVLADPLRTEMEAAAADQNFERAANLRDRLSVVDSFHGGGGEAVSGQSDERSVDVLGVAIQGTDATVARLHAEGGQLVERDRHTLDAPEVASDEETADERDTIPAVLAAFLVQFYAERRLPDAVLLPEHHGDEEVAAWLDAEGVAVRVPGAGREAKLVELALKNARRNVGRRDESAALADALGLDRVSRIEGFDVSHAQGKAVVGSNVTFVDGSPQKSDYRRKKLTEENDDYANMRALLRWRATRAVEGRDDRPDPDLLLIDGGQGQLDAALDALEEVGWDVPAIALAKQEEQVVTPDRSYDWADEAPHLHLLQRVRDESHRFAVQYHQTLRDSVETVLDGVDGVGPETRKRLLRRFGSVENVREASLDELQSVEGVGAKTAESIHRALGGE; encoded by the coding sequence ATGGACCCGGCGAGGCTCCGAGACCGTGCCGCCGACCTCCCGACCGAGCCGGGCGTCTACCAGTTCCTGGAGGGCGACACCACCCTGTACGTCGGGAAGGCAGTCGACCTCAGGGCGAGGGTCCGGTCGTACGCCGACCCGCGCTCGGCCCGCATCCGGCGGATGGTCGACCGCGCCGACGACCTCGACGTGGCCGTCACGGACACCGAGACGCAGGCGCTGCTCCTCGAAGCGAACCTCATCAAGCGACACCAGCCGCGGTACAACGTCCGGCTGAAGGACGACAAGTCCTACCCCCTCGTACAACTCACGAACCACGAGTTCCCCCGCATCGAGGTGACCCGCGACCCCGGCGAGGAGGCGACGGTCTACGGCCCCTACACCGACAAGGGCCGGGTCGAGACCGTGGTCAAGGCGCTCCGGGAGACGTTCGGGGTACGGGGCTGCTCGGACCACAAGTTCGCCAACCGGGACCGCCCCTGTCTCGACTTCGAGATGGGGCTGTGTACCGCCCCCTGCACCGCCGAGATATCGGAGCCGGACTACCTCGGCGACGTGGAGTCCGTGAAACGGTTCTTCGCCGGCGAGACGGGCGTGCTGGCTGACCCTCTCCGAACCGAGATGGAAGCCGCCGCCGCCGACCAGAACTTCGAGCGCGCCGCGAACCTCCGGGACCGCCTCAGCGTGGTCGACTCCTTCCACGGGGGCGGCGGCGAGGCCGTCAGCGGGCAGAGCGACGAGCGCAGCGTCGACGTGCTCGGGGTAGCCATCCAGGGGACGGACGCGACGGTCGCCCGGCTCCACGCCGAGGGTGGGCAACTGGTCGAGCGCGACCGCCACACGCTGGACGCGCCCGAGGTCGCGAGCGACGAGGAGACGGCCGACGAGCGCGACACCATCCCGGCCGTCCTCGCGGCGTTCCTCGTGCAGTTCTACGCCGAGCGCCGGCTCCCCGACGCGGTGCTCCTCCCCGAACACCACGGCGACGAGGAGGTCGCGGCGTGGCTCGACGCCGAAGGGGTCGCAGTCCGGGTTCCCGGCGCGGGCCGCGAGGCCAAGCTGGTCGAACTCGCGCTGAAGAACGCCCGCCGGAACGTCGGCCGCCGGGACGAATCGGCGGCACTCGCGGACGCCCTCGGGCTCGACCGTGTCTCCCGAATCGAGGGCTTCGACGTGAGCCACGCCCAGGGGAAGGCGGTCGTCGGCTCGAACGTCACCTTCGTCGACGGCTCGCCCCAGAAATCTGACTACCGCCGCAAGAAGCTCACCGAGGAGAACGACGACTACGCCAACATGCGCGCCCTGCTGCGGTGGCGCGCCACCAGAGCAGTCGAGGGGCGGGACGACCGGCCCGACCCGGATCTCCTGCTCATCGACGGCGGACAAGGCCAGCTCGACGCCGCACTGGACGCTCTTGAAGAAGTCGGCTGGGACGTGCCAGCCATCGCGCTCGCCAAGCAAGAGGAGCAGGTCGTCACGCCCGACCGCAGCTACGACTGGGCCGACGAAGCCCCGCACCTCCACCTGCTCCAGCGCGTGCGCGACGAGTCCCACCGGTTCGCGGTGCAGTACCACCAGACCCTGCGGGACTCGGTCGAGACGGTCCTGGATGGGGTCGACGGGGTCGGGCCGGAGACCCGAAAGCGACTCCTGCGTCGGTTCGGCAGCGTCGAGAACGTCCGCGAGGCGAGCCTCGACGAACTGCAGTCGGTAGAGGGCGTCGGCGCGAAGACCGCCGAGTCCATCCACCGGGCACTCGGCGGGGAGTGA